The following coding sequences lie in one Rutidosis leptorrhynchoides isolate AG116_Rl617_1_P2 chromosome 6, CSIRO_AGI_Rlap_v1, whole genome shotgun sequence genomic window:
- the LOC139851712 gene encoding E3 ubiquitin-protein ligase KEG-like, with product MKIPCCTVCQTRYNEEDRCPLLLECGHGFCKECLSRMFSSASSDTSLSCPRCRHVSVVGNSVHALRKNYAILGLISSASNGDFTDEDDDDEDEVDGLMRGVIDRNRNTGCNGLIELGLHKDLRMVKRFGKELSGVEMWNAVLCGKSGRCRHHVAVKKLVVIGEDTDLVWVQNQLEELRRKSMWCRNVCKFHGATKVDGCLALVMDKCNGSVEMEMQRNEGRLTLEQILRYGADIARGVAELHAAGVVCMNIKPSNLLLDEDGRAVVSDYGLPAILKKPACRKARLECDSSRTHSCMDCTMLSPNYTAPEAWEPVKKSLNIFWDDALGISPESDAWSFGCTLVEMCTGSVPWAGLNADEIYRAVVKAKRQPPQYASVVGVGIPRDLWKMIGDCLQVKAPKRPTFNAMLAIFLRHLQELPRGPPASPDNDATVLPKANGMPPSPPIDLEDVHDYRSLLHKMVCEGNVSAVRELLARASSKTDGNSFKSLLEAQNGDGQTALHLACRRGSAELVEAILNYPEANVDVLDKDGDPPLVFALAAGSPECVRALLSRCANVRSRLRDAFGPSVGPTVAHVCAYHGQPDCMRELLLAGADPNAVDDEGESVLHRAVTKKYTECALVLLENGGCKSMGILNVKNLTPLHLCVTTWNVAVVKRWIEIASSEEIAEAIDVPSLVGTALSMAASLKKDHEANGRELVQILLAAGADATAQDTQHGRTALHTAAMTNDVELVKIILDAGVDVNIRNVQNTIPLHVALARGSKSCVGMLLSAGANCNLQDDEGNNAFHIAADTAKMIRENLEWIIVMLKYPGAAVEIRNHSGLTLRDFLEALPREWISEDLMEALANKGVHLFPTIYQLGDWVKFKSTVDTPTNGWQGATHKSVGFVQSVPDKDTLIVSFCSGEACVVANEVIKVIPLDRGQHVQLKPDVREPRFGWRGQSRDSIGTVLCVDDDGILRVGFPGASRGWKADPAEMERVEEFKVGDWVRVRPALTTAKHGLGLVTPGSIGIVYCIRPDNSLLLELSYLPHPWHCEPEEVEPVDPFRIGDRVCVKRSVAEPRYAWGGETHHSVGRIIEIESDGLLIIEIPNRPIPWQADPSDMEKVEDFKVGDWVRIKASVSSPKYGWEDITRNSIGLIHSLEEDGDMGIAFCFRSKPFSCSVTDVEKVPPFELGQEIHVLPSVSQPRLGWSDESPATVGKIVRINMDGALNAKVTGRRSLWKVSPGDAEVLSGFEVGDWVRSKPSVGTRPSYDWYSIGKESLAVVHSVQDTGYIELACCFRKGKWMTHHTDIEKVLGFKIGQHVRFRSGLAEPRWGWRGAQPDSRGIIINVNSDGEVRVLFFGLPGLWRGDPADLEIEPTFEVGEWVQMTDKSSVWKSIGPGSIGVVQGVVYEEDKWNGNISVAFCGEQDQWVGPSTYLEKVNKLMNGQRVHVKTSVTQPRFGWSGHSHSSIGVISAIDADGKLRIYTPAGSKSWMLDPYEVEVVEQEELGIGDWVRVKQSVSNPTHHWGDVTHSSIGVVHRIEDGDVWVAFCFLERLWLCKNWEMERIRPFVVGDKVKIKKGLVSPRWGWGMETHASKGQVVGVDANGKLRIKFQWREGKPWIGDPADIDLDVIENLSTDS from the exons ATGAAGATACCTTGTTGTACAGTATGTCAAACTCGATACAATGAAGAAGATAGATGTCCTTTATTACTTGAATGCGGCCATGGATTCTGCAAAGAATGTTTATCTCGAATGTTCTCATCAGCTTCTTCAGATACATCACTTTCATGTCCACGCTGTCGTCATGTTTCCGTTGTAGGTAACTCCGTACACGCGTTACGTAAAAATTACGCTATTTTAGGTCTAATTTCGTCAGCTTCTAACGGCGATTTCACCGATGAAGATGACGATGATGAGGATGAAGTTGATGGATTGATGAGAGGTGTGATTGATAGGAATAGAAATACTGGTTGTAATGGTTTGATTGAATTAGGGTTACATAAGGATTTGAGAATGGTGAAGAGATTTGGGAAGGAATTGAGTGGAGTTGAGATGTGGAATGCGGTCTTGTGTGGGAAATCGGGTCGGTGTAGACATCATGTGGCGGTTAAGAAGTTGGTTGTGATTGGGGAAGATACTGATTTAGTTTGGGTGCAGAATCAGCTTGAGGAGTTGAGAAGGAAATCAATGTGGTGTAGGAATGTGTGCAAGTTTCATGGTGCTACTAAAGTGGATGGGTGTCTTGCTTTGGTTATGGATAAATGTAATGGTTCTGTTGAAATGGAGATGCAACGGAATGAAGGGAGGCTTACACTTGAGCAAATTTTGAG ATACGGGGCAGATATTGCCCGTGGGGTGGCTGAACTGCATGCAGCAGGTGTCGTTTGTATGAACATTAAACCATCCAATCTTCTTTTGGATGAAGATGGTCGTGCAGTGGTTTCTGATTATGGGCTTCCAGCCATATTAAAGAAACCTGCTTGCCGAAAAGCCCGTTTAGAGTGTGATTCATCAAGAACTCATTCATGCATGGATTGTACAATGTTGAGCCCAAACTACACTGCTCCAGAGGCATGGGAGCCCGTAAAGAAATCACTAAATATATTTTGGGATGATGCTCTTGGTATATCTCCAGAGTCAGATGCCTGGAGCTTTGGCTGTACATTGGTGGAAATGTGCACTGGTTCTGTTCC GTGGGCTGGTTTAAACGCTGACGAAATATACCGAGCCGTTGTCAAGGCTAAACGACAGCCTCCACAATATGCAAGTGTAGTAGGTGTTGGAATACCTAGGGATTTGTGGAAAATGATCGGGGATTGCTTGCAGGTCAAGGCCCCTAAAAGGCCCACTTTTAATGCTATGCTCGCAATTTTTCTCCGCCACCTACAAGAGTTACCTCGGGGTCCACCTGCGAGTCCAGATAA TGATGCAACTGTATTACCCAAAGCAAATGGGATGCCGCCGTCTCCTCCAATAGACTTAGAAGATGTGCATGATTATCGGAGTCTCCTACATAAAATGGTTTGCGAAGGCAATGTTTCTGCTGTCAG AGAGTTATTAGCAAGGGCTTCATCAAAAACTGATGGCAACTCATTTAAATCTCTGCTTGAAGCACAAAATGGTGATGGCCAAACTGCCCTCCACTTGGCATGCAGACGGGGTAGCGCTGAACTCGTTGAGGCTATATTAAATTATCCGGAGGCTAATGTGGATGTCCTTGACAAAGATGGGGACCCACCACTTGTGTTTGCTCTGGCAGCTGGATCACCAGAATGTGTTCGTGCGCTTCTTAGTAGATGTGCTAATGTCAGATCTAGGTTGAGAGATGCGTTTGGTCCATCCGTTGGTCCAACCGTTGCTCATGTTTGTGCATATCATGGTCAACCGGATTGCATGCGT GAATTGCTGTTGGCTGGTGCTGATCCAAATGCGGTTGATGATGAAGGCGAATCAGTACTGCATCGAGCGGTGACAAAAAAGTACACAGAGTGTGCTCTTGTTCTATTGGAAAATGGGGGATGTAAATCCATGGGTATATTAAACGTAAAGAATCTAAC ACCTCTACACTTATGTGTGACAACATGGAATGTAGCTGTTGTAAAAAGATGGATTGAAATTGCATCCTCTGAAGAAATTGCTGAAGCCATAGATGTACCAAGTCTTGTTGGCACTGCTTTGAGTATGGCTGCTTCTTTAAAGAAAGACCATGAAGCTA ATGGTAGAGAACTGGTACAAATACTGCTGGCTGCTGGAGCAGATGCTACTGCTCAAGACACCCAACATGGACGAACAGCTCTGCATACTGCTGCTATGACCAATGATGTTGAATTGGTTAAG ATTATCCTTGATGCTGGAGTTGATGTTAATATAAGGAATGTGCAAAATACTATTCCTCTACATGTGGCTTTGGCAAGAGGATCAAAATCATGTGTCGGAATGCTTCTTTCTGCAGGTGCCAATTGTAACTTGCAG GATGATGAAGGAAACAATGCTTTCCATATAGCTGCTGATACAGCAAAAATGATTCGTGAAAATCTGGAGTGGATCATTGTTATGCTCAAGTATCCAGGTGCTGCTGTAGAGATTCGGAATCATAG TGGTTTGACACTACGTGATTTCTTGGAGGCTCTTCCCCGGGAGTGGATTTCAGAAGACCTGATGGAGGCACTTGCAAACAAGGGCGTTCATTTGTTTCCAACAAT ATATCAATTAGGCGATTGGGTGAAATTTAAAAGTACAGTTGACACTCCAACAAACGGGTGGCAAGGTGCAACACACAAGAGTGTCGGTTTTGTTCAGAGTGTCCCAGATAAAGATACTCTTATTGTATCATTTTGTTCTGGTGAAGCCTGTGTTGTTGCCAATGAAGTTATCAAAGTTATTCCTTTAGACAGGGGCCAACATGTACAACTCAAGCCAGATGTCAGAGAACCAAG GTTTGGTTGGCGAGGTCAGTCACGAGATAGTATTGGAACCGTCCTCTGTGTCGATGATGATGGAATTTTACGGGTCGGGTTTCCCGGAGCATCAAGAGGGTGGAAAGCTGACCCTGCAGAAATGGAACGGGTCGAAGAATTCAAAGTGGGCGATTGGGTCCGTGTCCGACCCGCCCTTACCACTGCTAAACATGGATTAGGGTTGGTTACACCAGGGAGCATTGGTATTGTATATTGTATTAGACCTGACAACAGTTTATTATTGGAACTAAGCTACCTTCCACATCCATGGCATTGTGAACCTGAGGAAGTTGAACCCGTTGACCCATTTAGG ATCGGTGATAGGGTCTGTGTGAAGCGGTCAGTTGCAGAGCCCAGGTATGCTTGGGGTGGTGAGACTCATCACAGTGTTGGAAGAATAATAGAGATAGAAAGTGACGGTCTTTTGATAATTGAAATTCCAAATCGGCCCATACCATGGCAAGCTGATCCTTCTGACATGGAAAAGGTGGAGGATTTCAAG GTTGGGGATTGGGTCAGAATTAAGGCATCGGTGTCCTCCCCTAAATATGGGTGGGAGGACATCACAAGGAATAGCATTGGATTGATCCACAGTTTGGAAGAAGATGGTGATATGGGAATTGCGTTTTGCTTCAGGAGCAAACCTTTTTCATGTTCTGTGACAGATGTTGAAAAGGTGCCGCCTTTTGAACTGGGACAAGAAATTCACGTGCTTCCTTCAGTCTCTCAACCACGGCTCGGATGGTCAGATGAAAGTCCGGCAACTGTTGGGAAAATTGTTAGAATCAACATGGATGGTGCTTTAAAT GCTAAAGTGACTGGAAGACGCAGCTTGTGGAAAGTGTCTCCTGGAGATGCAGAAGTACTTTCAGGGTTCGAAGTAGGTGATTGGGTACGTTCAAAACCGAGTGTAGGCACTAGACCAAGTTACGATTGGTATAGCATTGGTAAAGAAAGCTTAGCAGTTGTCCATAGTGTACAAGATACCGGTTACATAGAATTAGCCTGCTGTTTCCGTAAAGGTAAATGGATGACTCACCACACAGACATCGAgaaagttttgggttttaaaatCGGGCAGCACGTGAGATTCCGATCAGGTCTAGCCGAGCCAAGATGGGGTTGGAGAGGTGCCCAACCCGATTCCCGGGGTATTATAATTAATGTGAATTCTGATGGTGAAGTACGGGTCCTGTTTTTCGGTTTACCCGGTTTGTGGAGAGGGGACCCAGCAGATTTAGAGATAGAACCTACTTTCGAAGTGGGCGAATGGGTCCAAATGACTGATAAATCGAGTGTTTGGAAATCAATTGGGCCGGGTAGCATTGGAGTTGTACAAGGTGTTGTGTATGAAGAAGATAAATGGAACGGGAATATTTCTGTTGCTTTTTGTGGAGAACAAGACCAATGGGTCGGGCCAAGCACCTATCTTGAAAAAGTCAACAAGCTCATGAACGGTCAACGAGTGCATGTCAAGACTTCAGTGACCCAGCCTAGGTTTGGGTGGTCTGGCCATAGCCATTCAAGTATCGGTGTGATATCCGCCATTGATGCAGATGGGAAGTTAAGAATATACACACCAGCCGGGTCAAAATCATGGATGCTTGACCCGTATGAAGTGGAAGTAGTGGAGCAAGAGGAACTCGGTATTGGAGATTGGGTACGGGTCAAACAATCCGTATCAAACCCGACACATCATTGGGGAGACGTGACCCATTCAAGTATAGGAGTGGTGCACCGCATTGAAGACGGTGATGTTTGGGTCGCCTTTTGTTTCTTAGAAAGATTATGGCTTTGCAAGAACTGGGAAATGGAAAGAATTCGACCGTTTGTAGTTGGCGATAAGGTTAAAATAAAAAAGGGTTTGGTTAGCCCGAGATGGGGTTGGGGTATGGAGACACACGCGAGCAAAGGTCAAGTTGTGGGTGTGGATGCAAACGGAAAGTTAAGGATCAAGTTTCAATGGAGGGAAGGAAAGCCATGGATAGGTGATCCTGCTGATATTGATCTTGATGTAATCGAAAACTTGTCAACTGATTCGTAA